A single genomic interval of Anopheles marshallii chromosome 2, idAnoMarsDA_429_01, whole genome shotgun sequence harbors:
- the LOC128716463 gene encoding LOW QUALITY PROTEIN: uncharacterized protein LOC128716463 (The sequence of the model RefSeq protein was modified relative to this genomic sequence to represent the inferred CDS: inserted 3 bases in 2 codons; deleted 2 bases in 1 codon), with protein MKAAPSKAKKANKTKQTKLAGGGHNGVQSDTQHHRVPYPYRIESEGVQHTRTYSLVPDALQVFKIGHNNKTVRSVDGLXAVCQWCAVGLKQRRKWPKFAKPVSPGSFDYLMLFLCVCCGCGDVGVQGFSLLCITQVHNHAIFVTXLCVTALLVTTLLLAHTLVRGDSSSGANRRSSPALIDSGIRGGSRLPVVPVTGSKVTKLRPVGKQRPAEEDDDDDDDDDDDDDYFDFGLEDDDDDDDEEEEEEEDEEDDEEEEEQPVKPELPVVETSTTRARLLSDAAFTKLSETLGALNTVGRYIVNITKGQEASAITQVDPGTKETVPEALLTLTKTVLGQNITKTIEPLIKRGGFGGGNGGESETVGAVTSGPLVILSTSTLEPTVASSTVASLAVVAQRKEDNELTLGGAIDNKIAPIPAPAGSAATEQKKKKKKKKKNKVKRKDPAHQEMRLTTTTTSTTTRRPEPAPSNKIVESTKDIENRCRTPDGRPGRCEDLSTCPGLLLDLSHLRESLCFKSLFVPGVCCPITTTSTVLTTPRPPPPPPRPQQTGSGSLVLSPVAKPSTTTSTTTTTTKRPLVPVYTVSPADSGAVLSATLKPIDNIVDPDDCGQQEYSSGRIVGGIEAPTGQWPWMAAIFLHGTKRTEFWCGGSLIGTKYILTAAHCTRDSRQRPFAARQFTVRLGDIDLSTDGEPSAPVTYKVTEVRAHPRFSRVGFYNDIALLVLDKPVRKSKYVIPVCLPGPNLPSKERLAGRRATVVGWGTTYYGGKESTKQQQATLPVWRNEDCNRAYFQPITDNFVCAGFSEGGVDACQGDSGGPLMMLVEARWTQVGVVSFGNKCGEPGYPGVYTRISEYMEWIRENTKK; from the exons ATGAAAGCCGCCCCGTCAAAGGCGaagaaagcgaacaaaaccaaGCAAACCAAGCTGGCCGGCGGAGGGCACAACGGTGTACAATCCGACACCCAGCATCACCGTGTACCGTACCCGTATCGGATCGAATCGGAGGGCG TGCAACACACGCGAACATATTCCCTAGTTCCGGATGCGCTGCAGGTATTTAAAATtggccacaacaacaaaaccgtccGATCGGTAGATGGATT GGCTGTTTGCCAATGGTGTGCGGTGGGTTTGAAGCAAAGAAGAAAGTGGCCTAAATTCGCGAAACCGGTT AGCCCGGGGAGCTTCGATTACTTAAtgctgtttttgtgtgtgtgttgcggaTGCGGGGATGTAGGTGTGCAGGGCTTTTCGCTGCTTTGCATCACACAAGTTCATAATCATGCCATCTTTGTTA GTCTGTGCGTTACAGCGTTACTGGTGACAACATTACTCCTTGCACACACCCTGGTGAGGGGCGATAGTTCGAGCGGAGCAAACAGACGATCCAGCCCGGCCCTGATCGATTCCGGTATTCGAG GTGGGTCACGATTGCCGGTAGTTCCTGTGACTGGTTCGAAGGTTACCAAGCTACGCCCGGTTGGCAAACAGCGGCCCGCTGaggaggacgacgacgacgacgacgatgacgacgatgatgatgattacttTGACTTTGGACTcgaagatgacgatgacgatgatgatgaggaggaggaggaggaagaagacgAAGAGGATgacgaggaagaggaagaacaGCCCGTGAAACCAGAGCTTCCGGTGGTAGAAACGAGCACGACACGAGCAAGATTACTGTCCGATGCGGCCTTCACCAAGCTGTCCGAGACGCTCGGCGCACTGAATACGGTCGGGCGGTACATCGTGAACATTACCAAGGGCCAGGAAGCCAGTGCCATCACGCAGGTTGACCCCGGCACGAAGGAAACCGTCCCGGAAGCGTTGCTTACCCTCACGAAAACGGTGCTCGGCCAAAACATAACCAAAACAATCGAACCACTCATCAAGCGTGGGGgttttggtggtggtaatgGGGGTGAGTCCGAAACAGTCGGTGCGGTTACTTCCGGGCCGCTGGTGATCTTGTCCACCAGCACCCTGGAACCAACCGTGGCCTCATCTACCGTCGCATCCCTGGCGGTGGTCGCACAGCGAAAGGAAGACAACGAGCTAACGCTCGGTGGAGCGATCGACAACAAGATCGCACCGATCCCCGCACCGGCCGGAAGTGCAGCGACcgagcaaaagaagaagaagaaaaagaagaagaagaacaaggTCAAGCGAAAGGATCCAGCGCATCAGGAGATGCGGTTGACTACGACGACTACAAGCACAACGACGCGCAGACCAGAACCGGCCCCGAGCA ATAAAATCGTTGAGTCAACGAAAGACATCGAGAATCGGTGCCGTACACCAGATGGACGCCCCGGTAGGTGTGAGGATCTGAGCACGTGTCCAGGGTTGCTGCTGGATCTGAGTCATCTGCGGGAATCGCTCTGCTTCAAGAGTCTCTTTGTGCCGGGTGTTTGTTGTCcgatcaccaccaccagtacGGTGCTGACAACACCgagaccaccaccaccaccaccgagacCACAGCAAACCGGGTCGGGTTCGCTAGTACTCAGCCCCGTTGCCAAACCATCGACCACGACGAGTacgacgacaacgaccacGAAACGGCCACTGGTGCCCGTGTACACGGTGTCACCGGCGGACAGTGGAGCGGTCCTATCGGCCACGCTGAAACCGATCGACAACATTGTCGATCCGGACGATTGTGGACAGCAGGAGTACTCGTCCGGTAGGATCGTGGGTGGGATAGAGGCACCTACCGGGCAGTGGCCGTGGATGGCGGCCATCTTTCTGCACGGCACGAAGCGCACCGAGTTCTGGTGCGGTGGATCACTGATCGGCACGAAGTACATCCTGACGGCGGCCCATTGTACGCGTGATTCCCGCCAGCGGCCGTTTGCGGCGCGTCAGTTCACCGTCCGGCTGGGTGATATTGACCTGTCCACGGATGGGGAACCGTCGGCTCCGGTTACGTACAAGGTGACGGAGGTGCGGGCACATCCGCGGTTTTCGCGCGTCGGGTTTTACAACGACATTGCGCTGCTCGTGCTGGACAAACCGGTTCGTAAGTCGAAGTACGTCATACCGGTGTGTCTACCGGGGCCGAATCTACCGTCCAAGGAACGGCTGGCAG GTCGCCGGGCAACCGTCGTCGGTTGGGGTACCACGTATTACGGTGGTAAGGAATCCaccaagcagcagcaggcgaCCCTACCGGTCTGGCGCAATGAAGACTGCAACCGTGCGTACTTCCAACCCATCACGGACAACTTCGTGTGTGCCGGGTTTTCCGAAGGTGGTGTCGATGCGTGCCAGGGTGATTCTGGTGGACCGCTGATGATGCTGGTCGAGGCCCGCTGGACCCAGGTCGGCGTGGTATCGTTCGGGAACAAGTGCGGTGAACCGGGCTACCCGGGTGTCTACACGCGCATCAGCGAGTACATGGAGTGGATAAGGGAAAACACGAAGAAGTAA